A genomic segment from Thermostichus lividus PCC 6715 encodes:
- the hisG gene encoding ATP phosphoribosyltransferase produces the protein MLTIALPKGALLKESIAYFQQVGLNFDALLEPDNRQLQVVSRDGVARALLVRAQDVPVYVQYGQAQLGIVGYDVLREKTPHVAQLADLGFGRCRLSVAVKATSPYRSARDLPPHCRVASKFVRCANAFFQELDVPVDIVPLYGSVELGPLTGMAEAIVDLVSTGRTLKENGLVELEQIFTSTAYLIAHPRSYRLNIAGLGHYVKCLEGYRNRMEGRASA, from the coding sequence ATGTTAACGATTGCTCTGCCCAAAGGTGCTCTCTTAAAAGAGAGCATTGCCTACTTTCAGCAGGTGGGCTTAAATTTTGATGCGCTGTTAGAACCGGATAATCGTCAGCTACAGGTCGTTTCCCGCGATGGTGTGGCGCGTGCCTTGCTAGTACGTGCCCAAGATGTGCCGGTGTATGTGCAGTACGGTCAAGCGCAGTTGGGTATTGTGGGTTACGATGTTCTGCGGGAGAAGACTCCCCATGTTGCCCAATTAGCAGATCTGGGTTTTGGGCGATGTCGCCTGTCAGTGGCTGTGAAGGCCACTAGCCCTTATCGCAGTGCCCGTGATTTACCGCCCCATTGCCGAGTGGCTTCAAAATTTGTTCGCTGCGCCAATGCCTTTTTCCAAGAGTTAGATGTACCAGTGGATATTGTGCCCCTCTACGGTTCTGTGGAACTTGGACCGCTGACCGGCATGGCGGAGGCTATTGTGGATCTGGTGTCCACCGGGCGCACTCTCAAGGAAAATGGATTGGTGGAACTCGAGCAAATTTTTACTAGCACGGCCTACCTGATTGCTCACCCCCGTAGCTATCGCCTCAATATCGCTGGCCTAGGACACTATGTGAAGTGTCTTGAAGGCTATCGGAATCGCATGGAGGGCAGGGCCTCCGCGTAA
- the glmS gene encoding glutamine--fructose-6-phosphate transaminase (isomerizing) — translation MCGIVGYIGPQRAAEVLLQGLQKLEYRGYDSAGIATLSEGELLCVRAKGKLHNLAEKVQQLEILAHVGIGHTRWATHGKPEEHNAHPHRDSRDRLAVVQNGIIENYRELRQQLQERGHLFRSETDTEVIPHLISEYLPATPQPNGLLEAVQKAVQELEGAFAIAVICADYPDELIVARQQAPLVIGFGQGEFFCASDTPAIIPYTRAVLPLENGELARLTPTGVEVYDFAGQRLRKTPRTLNWNPVMVEKQGFKHYMLKEIYEQPGVVRTCLEVYLRPEWEPQAPYSPVQLGLAPAVLADLEFIQIVACGTSWHASLVGKYLLEQLANIPTSVQYASEFRYAPPPLLPNTLTIGVTQSGETADTLAALEMELSRRQGLEPPLSARLLGITNRPESTLGQLVPAIIDTHAGIEIGVAATKTFVAQLMAFYLLSLELAWQRQTLGGDRLAELVAGLRQLPAQIELILESQERYIEALSHDFSDTQDFIFLGRGINFPIALEGALKLKEISYIHAEGYPAGEMKHGPIALLDAKVPVVTIAMPGSVFEKVLSNAQEARARDARLIGVTPMAEVEAQHTFDDLLPVPEVDELLSPILTVIPLQLLAYHIAARRGLDVDQPRNLAKSVTVE, via the coding sequence ATGTGTGGCATTGTTGGCTACATCGGTCCACAGCGGGCAGCGGAGGTGCTGCTACAGGGCTTGCAAAAGCTCGAATATCGTGGCTACGATTCGGCGGGCATTGCCACCCTTAGTGAAGGTGAACTTCTATGTGTGCGCGCCAAGGGTAAGCTCCACAATCTTGCGGAAAAAGTTCAGCAACTCGAAATTCTGGCTCATGTTGGCATTGGCCACACCCGCTGGGCAACCCATGGCAAACCAGAGGAGCACAACGCTCACCCCCATCGGGATAGTCGCGATCGCCTTGCGGTGGTGCAAAACGGCATCATTGAAAATTACCGCGAATTGCGGCAACAGTTGCAGGAGCGAGGGCACCTCTTTCGCTCGGAAACCGACACAGAAGTTATTCCCCATTTAATTTCGGAGTATTTACCTGCCACTCCTCAGCCCAATGGGTTGCTGGAGGCGGTACAGAAGGCCGTGCAAGAGTTAGAAGGGGCGTTTGCGATCGCCGTTATTTGCGCCGACTATCCCGATGAACTGATCGTAGCGCGGCAGCAAGCTCCCCTCGTCATTGGCTTTGGCCAAGGGGAGTTTTTCTGCGCCTCCGATACTCCCGCCATTATTCCCTATACTCGCGCGGTACTGCCCCTAGAAAATGGTGAACTGGCGCGATTGACCCCCACTGGGGTTGAAGTCTATGACTTTGCTGGCCAGCGTCTGCGCAAAACCCCTCGCACCCTGAACTGGAACCCCGTCATGGTGGAGAAACAGGGCTTTAAGCACTATATGCTCAAGGAAATCTATGAGCAACCCGGTGTGGTGCGCACTTGTTTAGAGGTGTATCTGCGCCCTGAGTGGGAGCCGCAAGCGCCCTATAGTCCGGTGCAACTAGGGTTGGCACCTGCGGTTCTCGCTGACCTTGAGTTCATTCAAATTGTTGCCTGTGGTACTAGTTGGCACGCCAGCCTTGTCGGCAAATACCTGCTGGAGCAGTTAGCCAACATTCCCACGAGTGTGCAGTACGCCTCGGAGTTTCGCTATGCGCCGCCACCGCTGCTGCCCAACACCTTGACCATTGGGGTGACCCAATCCGGTGAGACGGCGGATACCCTAGCTGCCCTAGAAATGGAGCTGAGCCGACGGCAGGGGCTAGAGCCGCCGTTGAGTGCGCGGCTATTGGGCATTACCAACCGCCCTGAAAGCACCTTGGGGCAGTTAGTCCCCGCCATTATTGATACCCATGCAGGCATTGAAATTGGCGTTGCTGCAACGAAAACCTTTGTGGCTCAACTCATGGCCTTTTACTTGCTGTCGCTGGAGTTGGCATGGCAGCGGCAGACCCTAGGGGGCGATCGCCTCGCTGAACTGGTGGCTGGCCTACGGCAGCTACCGGCGCAAATTGAACTGATTTTAGAAAGCCAAGAGCGTTATATCGAAGCGCTGTCCCACGACTTTTCGGACACCCAAGACTTTATCTTTTTAGGGCGTGGCATTAACTTCCCTATTGCCCTAGAAGGTGCCCTTAAACTCAAGGAAATTAGCTACATCCATGCTGAGGGTTATCCCGCCGGAGAGATGAAACATGGCCCCATTGCCCTGCTGGATGCTAAAGTCCCCGTGGTCACGATCGCCATGCCTGGGAGTGTGTTTGAAAAGGTACTCTCTAATGCCCAAGAAGCCCGCGCCCGGGATGCCCGCTTAATTGGCGTTACCCCCATGGCAGAGGTTGAAGCACAGCACACCTTTGATGATCTATTGCCCGTGCCGGAGGTGGATGAACTTCTCTCGCCAATTTTAACGGTGATTCCGCTGCAATTGCTGGCGTACCATATTGCGGCGCGGCGCGGCTTAGATGTGGATCAACCTCGCAACTTAGCCAAGTCGGTCACAGTGGAGTAG
- a CDS encoding SDR family oxidoreductase produces MYLVTGASGQLGLRVVRRCVSLNVPVRAFVRLTSQYDMLKEWGAEVFIGDLQEPRDIAKAMQGITALVCCHGSHLISRHIHAIDYRATLDLIQAAQAQQVRHVTLISPLAVTGDRHDSPFLKAKYEAEQALIRSGLNYTIFRCATLMSSLIPLAERFQQTGIYVILGDPQHRLQLTSPEDLARCIMIASHTSDRQIFSIAHPEIFSRQEIADRLGRFFNKRPFVVNLPLGAIDGARQFLGLFNRDIEASMGTLRTLLAYESLCPSSDIERVQHYFQLPLESLEDFLNRYF; encoded by the coding sequence ATGTACTTAGTCACAGGCGCAAGTGGACAACTGGGGTTGCGAGTGGTGCGGCGCTGTGTGTCCCTCAATGTGCCGGTGCGTGCCTTTGTGCGCCTCACGAGCCAGTATGACATGCTGAAGGAGTGGGGAGCCGAGGTCTTTATTGGCGACCTCCAAGAGCCACGGGATATTGCCAAGGCCATGCAGGGGATCACAGCGTTGGTCTGCTGCCATGGGAGCCACCTCATTAGCCGCCACATCCACGCTATTGATTACCGTGCCACCCTTGATCTGATTCAAGCGGCCCAAGCTCAACAGGTGCGCCATGTCACCCTCATTTCCCCGTTGGCTGTCACTGGCGATCGCCACGATTCACCCTTTCTTAAGGCCAAGTACGAAGCCGAGCAAGCTCTGATCCGCAGTGGCTTGAACTATACCATCTTCCGCTGTGCCACCCTAATGTCTAGCTTGATTCCCCTTGCGGAGCGCTTTCAGCAAACCGGTATCTATGTGATTTTGGGGGATCCGCAGCACCGTCTGCAACTCACCAGCCCGGAGGATTTGGCTCGCTGCATTATGATTGCTAGCCACACCAGCGATCGCCAGATTTTTAGCATTGCCCATCCAGAAATCTTTAGCCGTCAAGAGATTGCCGATCGCCTAGGTCGCTTTTTTAATAAACGCCCTTTTGTGGTTAACCTGCCCTTGGGGGCGATCGACGGTGCCCGCCAATTTCTAGGGTTATTCAATCGTGACATTGAAGCCAGCATGGGCACCCTGCGCACCCTATTGGCCTACGAAAGTTTGTGTCCTAGCAGCGACATTGAGCGAGTACAGCACTACTTTCAACTCCCCTTAGAGTCTCTTGAGGATTTCCTGAACCGCTATTTTTAA
- a CDS encoding class I SAM-dependent methyltransferase: MVTAHLPRVLEPEVMDTPEAAAAYDATDFRAVNTAFCEDLLAQITEADHPLSLLDVGTGTARIPQMLAQRYPHWHITATDLSAAMLAIAHTHTQQCPNITLCPCDAKALPFTDGSFAVVISNSLIHHLPDPRPAFAEMLRVLRPGGLLFVRDLIRPTTHEHLNTLVQTYAQDCDPQQRQLFADSLHAALTLEEISSMLANIPQPPCSVEVTATSDRHWTVVAYR; encoded by the coding sequence ATGGTTACTGCTCACTTACCGCGGGTTCTCGAGCCAGAGGTGATGGACACCCCTGAAGCCGCAGCCGCCTACGATGCCACAGACTTTAGGGCAGTTAACACGGCGTTTTGTGAGGATTTACTGGCGCAGATTACCGAGGCCGATCACCCCCTATCTTTGCTGGATGTCGGCACAGGCACAGCACGAATTCCCCAAATGCTCGCGCAGCGATACCCCCATTGGCACATCACCGCCACGGATCTGAGCGCAGCTATGCTGGCGATCGCCCACACCCATACTCAGCAATGCCCTAACATCACCCTTTGCCCCTGCGATGCCAAGGCACTGCCCTTTACCGACGGTTCCTTTGCCGTAGTCATCAGCAATAGCCTTATTCATCACTTGCCAGATCCACGGCCAGCGTTCGCAGAAATGTTGCGGGTACTGCGCCCCGGCGGGCTGCTCTTTGTGCGGGATCTGATCCGCCCGACCACCCATGAGCACCTCAATACGCTGGTGCAAACCTACGCCCAAGACTGTGATCCACAGCAACGCCAACTCTTTGCCGACTCCCTCCATGCCGCCCTCACCCTTGAGGAAATTAGCAGCATGTTGGCCAATATACCCCAGCCACCCTGCAGCGTTGAGGTGACCGCCACCTCCGATCGCCATTGGACCGTTGTTGCCTACCGCTAA
- a CDS encoding E3 ubiquitin ligase family protein, with product MGIFGGILVVVAVVLFFVQRHYRLKLRSLKLATPSTTAELHHLGEQVAREIGGGNLREYVKITGQVTTESPLTSELKQVPCVHYKMSVTREYEEQVRETDSDGRTRWRTERRSDTISSNSQSIPFRLRDRYGDIEVDPTGADIETVQVLNEFRPANNANRLSFGAFTLNIGTLSFGSGTTLGYRYQEWILPVDRSVLVVGTASDQTGTLRIERPTAKGQKFFISLKSEDSLTQDTSNTILYTGLGAVACGGIGVLLILLSLF from the coding sequence ATGGGCATCTTTGGTGGCATTTTAGTTGTGGTTGCAGTTGTGCTGTTTTTTGTGCAACGCCACTATCGCCTGAAGCTACGCAGCCTCAAGTTAGCAACCCCATCCACCACCGCTGAACTGCATCACCTAGGGGAGCAAGTGGCACGGGAAATTGGCGGTGGCAATCTGCGCGAATATGTAAAAATTACAGGCCAAGTGACGACGGAGTCTCCCTTAACCTCAGAATTAAAGCAGGTGCCCTGTGTGCACTACAAAATGTCCGTCACGCGGGAGTACGAGGAACAGGTACGTGAGACAGATAGCGACGGGCGGACACGCTGGCGTACCGAACGTCGCTCTGACACCATTAGCAGCAATAGTCAGTCGATTCCCTTCCGTCTGCGCGATCGCTATGGTGACATTGAAGTGGATCCGACCGGGGCGGATATTGAAACTGTACAGGTCTTAAATGAGTTTCGCCCCGCCAATAATGCCAATCGGCTCTCCTTCGGGGCATTTACCTTGAATATTGGTACCTTGTCCTTCGGCAGTGGCACCACCCTCGGCTACCGCTATCAGGAATGGATTTTGCCCGTGGATCGCTCGGTTTTAGTGGTGGGGACTGCTAGCGACCAGACGGGAACCCTACGGATTGAGCGCCCAACTGCGAAGGGGCAAAAGTTTTTTATTTCCCTGAAGTCGGAAGACAGCCTCACTCAAGACACCAGTAATACCATTCTTTATACTGGTCTGGGGGCGGTGGCCTGTGGTGGCATCGGAGTGCTACTCATTTTGCTGAGCCTGTTCTAG
- the eno gene encoding phosphopyruvate hydratase: MMDTAIATIRAREILDSRGRPTVEAEVELDCGVVGLAQVPSGASTGSFEAHELRDGDPKRYGGKGVLHAVENIETTILSALVDQNALDQTAIDQCLLELDGTENKSNLGANAILAVSLAIAKAAAEYLGQPLYRYLGGPLANVLPVPMMNVINGGAHAANTIDFQEFMIMPVGAPSFSEGLRWGAEVFAALNKVLADKGLLTGVGDEGGFAPNLESNQAALDILLQAIETAGYTPGTQVALALDVAANEFYTDGCYTFDNASRSGAELVSYYEQLVSNYPIISIEDGLQEEDWENWGLLTQALGTRVQLVGDDLFVTNPKRLKRGIDSGVANAILIKLNQIGSLTETLQTIDLATRSGYRSVISHRSGETEDTTIADLAVATRSGQIKTGSLCRSERVAKYNRLLRIEAELGDQAVYAPTVGLGPQ; the protein is encoded by the coding sequence ATGATGGATACGGCGATCGCAACCATTCGTGCCCGGGAAATCTTAGACTCCCGCGGGCGACCCACGGTAGAAGCAGAAGTTGAACTAGACTGTGGCGTGGTCGGGTTGGCTCAAGTTCCTAGTGGCGCGTCAACCGGCAGTTTTGAAGCCCACGAACTGCGCGATGGCGATCCCAAGCGCTACGGGGGCAAAGGAGTGCTGCACGCCGTAGAAAATATTGAAACCACGATTCTTAGTGCTTTAGTGGATCAAAATGCGCTGGATCAGACCGCGATTGATCAGTGCCTTTTGGAGCTAGATGGCACCGAGAACAAGAGCAATTTAGGTGCCAACGCCATCTTGGCGGTGTCCTTGGCGATCGCCAAAGCCGCTGCCGAGTACCTTGGACAACCCCTCTATCGCTATTTGGGTGGCCCCCTCGCTAACGTGCTGCCGGTGCCGATGATGAATGTGATTAACGGGGGTGCCCATGCCGCCAACACTATTGATTTCCAAGAATTTATGATTATGCCCGTTGGCGCTCCTAGCTTTAGCGAAGGGTTACGCTGGGGAGCAGAGGTCTTTGCGGCACTGAACAAGGTCTTGGCGGATAAAGGGCTGCTCACGGGGGTTGGCGATGAAGGTGGGTTCGCCCCCAACCTTGAATCGAATCAGGCGGCACTAGATATTTTGCTGCAAGCGATCGAAACCGCAGGTTACACGCCCGGTACGCAAGTGGCGCTCGCCCTTGATGTTGCCGCTAACGAGTTCTACACAGATGGCTGCTATACCTTTGACAATGCCAGCCGTAGTGGCGCTGAGCTAGTGAGTTACTATGAGCAACTAGTGAGTAATTACCCCATTATTTCCATTGAAGACGGCCTTCAAGAAGAAGACTGGGAGAATTGGGGGCTCCTCACCCAAGCGTTAGGCACGCGGGTGCAACTGGTGGGGGATGATCTGTTTGTGACGAACCCCAAACGCCTCAAGCGCGGTATTGACAGCGGTGTGGCCAATGCCATTTTAATCAAACTCAACCAAATTGGCTCACTCACTGAAACGCTGCAAACCATTGACTTAGCGACCCGTAGTGGCTACCGCTCGGTGATCAGCCACCGCTCCGGTGAAACCGAAGACACCACCATTGCGGATCTGGCCGTGGCGACTCGCTCAGGGCAAATTAAAACTGGTTCGCTGTGCCGCAGTGAGCGGGTTGCCAAGTACAACCGCCTGCTGCGCATTGAAGCGGAACTGGGGGATCAGGCAGTGTATGCCCCGACCGTGGGGTTAGGCCCGCAGTAG